The nucleotide window tttctggaactatctaccttgtttttgtgagacagagtctctcactggcctagaggtCACAAAGCAAGCTTGTCTTGCTGGCCATCCCAGGAATCAGCTTCCAGAGTAACTGAAACTACAGGCAGACAACACCATACTTGGTTTTGTTCTGGTATGATTTAGAGACAGTGTCCCTATagagtccaggctagcctgggacttagtatcttcctgcctcagtttcttgagtACTAGGACTATAAGTGTTtactatcatgcctggctttctaaTCACATTGATAGTGGTTTCCCAATAGTAATGTAGATTCTAAAACAATttctaaattaactttaaaaatgaagtatagCTCCACtgacaaataaaaacatatatattcaaTGTATACAacataatgataaataaatatatgatatgtagGCCTTATGTAGTTTACTTATTACTATGATCAAAGTTATATTTATCATAACACACAGTTAttcaaacagaaaaagagaagtggGAGAGGAGTAGGGGGACCAACTTATCTTTTAATAGTGATTGAAAATAGATAATATTAACTACTATTGAAAATAGATGATATTAACTActattaaaaatagataatattAACTActattaaaaatagataatattAACTACTATTGAAAATAGATAATATTGGAGAAGGCCAGCCGGGAGCACGATACCGGCGGCAGGGTCTGAACCTCTGCGTGTGGGCTTCATGGGCGCAGGCCGCATGGCGGAGGCCATCACCCAAGGCCTCATACAAGCAGGCAAAGTGGAAGCTAAGCAAGTGCTGGCCAGTGCACCAACAGATGAGAATCTCTGCTACTTCAGGGCTCTGGGTTGCCAGACTACTCACTCCAACCAGGAAGTACTGCAGAACTGTTCACTTAACATCTTTGCTACCAAGCCTCAAGTCCTGCCAGAGGTTCTGGGAGAGGTGGCCCCTGTAGTCACCACTGAGCACATCGTGGTATCTGTGGTTGCTGGCATCTCTCTGAGCTCTCTGGAGGAGCTGCTGTCCCCGAACACACAAGTATTGCGAGTCTCTCCCAATCTACCCTACATAGTCCAGGAGGGGGTCATGGTGATGGCACGGGGCCACAATGCTGGGAATGACGACGCTAAGCTCCTGCAGAACTTGCTGGAGGCCTGTGGGCAGTGCATAGAGGTTTCTGAGTCCTACGTAGATATCCATACTGGCCTCAGTGGCAGTGGTGTGGCCTTTGTGTGCACATTCTTGGAGGCCCTAGCTGAAGGTGCCATCAAGATGGGCATGCCCAGTAGCCTCGCCCACCGCATTGCTGCCCAGACCCTGCTGGGGACAGCCAA belongs to Onychomys torridus chromosome 10, mOncTor1.1, whole genome shotgun sequence and includes:
- the LOC118591923 gene encoding pyrroline-5-carboxylate reductase 3-like, with product MKPQTRTTELIRPSHEMTLLRQRRESANAVPHYHKLCSRVSRIWGNHRGQHIQSAMDKARPGKTTFMIMVSALPAEASAISRLFSICGYPRHTCSRYFSESTPAGSTIPAAGSEPLRVGFMGAGRMAEAITQGLIQAGKVEAKQVLASAPTDENLCYFRALGCQTTHSNQEVLQNCSLNIFATKPQVLPEVLGEVAPVVTTEHIVVSVVAGISLSSLEELLSPNTQVLRVSPNLPYIVQEGVMVMARGHNAGNDDAKLLQNLLEACGQCIEVSESYVDIHTGLSGSGVAFVCTFLEALAEGAIKMGMPSSLAHRIAAQTLLGTAKVLQQEGKHPAQLRTDVLTPAGTTIHGLHALEQGGLRAATRSAVEAATSPAKELSRK